A window from Primulina huaijiensis isolate GDHJ02 chromosome 11, ASM1229523v2, whole genome shotgun sequence encodes these proteins:
- the LOC140988037 gene encoding type I inositol polyphosphate 5-phosphatase 2, with protein sequence MYNGEQVVKAVGFVVDDWSMRTQRVKRSEPFWPSIVMKKWLNIKPKVNDFSEDEVDTESEDDGCSPKYATRHEDNVRVPQGFQSVCSTEATGRMPSKEYSLKHRRGKSETPRVLYINTKDVRVTIGTWNVSGRLPNDNLDIDEWLCIQEPADMYILGFQEVVPLNAGNVLGAENRRPISKWEAIIRKTLNKSSEPETKHKSYSAPPSPVLRTSSASDVLADVPVLEIIGENSTCVVKTSDSEKNSIGKNIHISKIYGIDWDSRLDWPEHSLEATSQTLTSRDKLRRVLSSSARIGSGWMDSSLAFSPQSSGQRGSVLNKMHHCSGNLGLICMDQEDKLDVLDSLSDESEQIFGDEEDPLVEMLEVKQENAPSKDALKSRPMYIRIVSKQMVGIYISVWVHRRLRRHINNLKVSQVGIGLMGYMGNKGSISVSMSLFQTRLCFVCSHLSSGQKFEDKQRRNSDVCEILRRTHFSSVFDIEQPQTIPSHDQIFWFGDLNYRLNMLDEEVRKLVNEKRWTELLNSDQLIKELRNGRVFDGWNEGTIEFAPTYKYEVDTDRYVGECSKGEKKRSPAWCDRILWLGKDIKQLSYKRVERSLSDHRPVSSTFLVQVEIFDPRKLKKALNFSNAAIYP encoded by the exons ATGTACAATGGTGAACAGGTTGTAAAGGCTGTGGGATTTGTGGTTGATGATTGGAGCATGAGAACTCAGAGAGTAAAGCGTTCTGAG CCCTTCTGGCCTTCCATTGTGATGAAGAAATGGCTGAATATTAAGCCAAAGGTTAATGATTTTAGTGAAGATGAGGTTGATACGGAAAGCGAGGATGATG GTTGTTCACCAAAGTATGCAACAAGGCATGAGGATAATGTCAGAGTACCACAAGGATTTCAGTCCGTATGCTCTACTGAAGCAACAGGAA GGATGCCTTCAAAAGAGTATTCTTTAAAACACAGAAGAGGAAAATCTGAAACTCCGCGAGTCCTGTATATTAACACAAAAGATGTGAG AGTAACTATAGGCACTTGGAATGTTTCTGGTAGACTTCCTAATGACAATCTCGATATTGATGAATGGCTATGCATACAAGAGCCAGCAGATATGTACATTCTTGG TTTTCAAGAGGTTGTTCCTTTGAATGCTGGGAATGTACTTGGAGCAGAAAATAGACGGCCGATATCCAAATGGGAGGCAATTATCCGAAAGACTTTAAACAAGTCCTCGGAACCTGAAACTAAACATAAGAGCTACAGTGCACCACCCTCTCCTGTTTTAAGAACTTCCTCTGCTTCTGATGTACTTGCAGATGTTCCCGTACTAGAAATAATTGGAGAAAATTCCACATGCGTAGTCAAAACTAGTGATAGTGAGAAAAACAGCATTGGGAAGAATATCCACATAAGTAAAATATATGGCATTGATTGGGATAGCAGATTAGACTGGCCTGAACACTCACTGGAAGCTACATCTCAAACTCTAACTTCTAGAGATAAATTAAGAAGAGTTCTAAGCAGTTCTGCAAGAATTGGTTCTGGATGGATGGATAGCAGTCTTGCCTTTAGCCCTCAAAGTAGTGGTCAACGTGGTTCTGTCTTGAACAAAATGCATCATTGCTCTGGAAACTTAGGATTGATTTGTATGGACCAGGAAGATAAGCTTGACGTTTTAGATTCTCTCTCTGATGAATCAGAACAAATTTTTGGAGATGAAGAAGATCCATTGGTAGAAATGTTAGAGGTTAAACAGGAAAATGCACCTTCAAAGGATGCATTGAAATCACGGCCAATGTATATTCGGATTGTGAGCAAGCAGATGGTTggaatatacatatcagtatggGTGCATAGAAGATTAAGAAGACACATAAACAACTTGAAAGTTTCTCAGGTTGGAATTGGGCTAATGGGATACATGGGAAATAAG GGATCGATATCTGTCAGTATGTCCCTTTTTCAAACTCGTCTATGCTTTGTTTGTTCTCATTTATCTTCGGGTCAAAAGTTTGAGGATAAGCAAAGGCGTAATTCTGATGTATGTGAAATTTTACGGCGGACTCATTTCTCTTCTGTCTTTGACATTGAGCAGCCCCAAACAATTCCTTCTCACGA TCAGATATTCTGGTTTGGAGATTTGAATTATCGGCTCAATATGTTGGATGAAGAAGTGAGGAAGCTTGTTAATGAGAAGCGGTGGACAGAACTTCTCAACAGTGATCAG TTAATCAAAGAGCTTCGTAATGGGCGAGTGTTTGATGGGTGGAATGAAGGGACCATTGAATTTGCACCTACATACAAGTATGAGGTCGACACTGACAGGTACGTCGGGGAGTGCTCTAAAGGAGAGAAGAAGAGATCTCCAGCTTG GTGCGACCGAATACTTTGGTTAGGGAAAGACATTAAACAACTATCTTACAAGCGAGTAGAGAGAAGTTTATCTGATCATCGCCCAGTCAGTTCAACATTTTTGGTTCAAGTCGAAATATTTGATCCACGGAAGCTCAAGAAAGCTCTCAATTTCTCTAATGCAGCTATATATCCCTAG